The genomic DNA aacattagtaggtTTTTTAGTATACGATTACTTTGATTTTACTTGTAAAAATGAgtcaatattaattcaaattgtaCCTATAAGTTGTGACAGACCCAATGTAGGGCATTGCGGTgacaagtaaataatttgtacaCAATGCACTTACAGTATGTACCTTTACATTTTCACTGACTTTATgacatattaaattttctggCTAGATTTCTGATTAAATACTTAACAGTTGTAATTGTACAAGTTGTTTCGTAATATCCTTTGTAGTTTCttccttacataatataatccTTCGTTACATCCTTGtccctacatattataaaacaaagtcctctgtctgtctgttcgcgataaacccaaaaactagtacacggattttcatgcggtcaCCATTAGATATTGcaattcctaaggaaggtttaggtgtataatttattatgttttttacccgagcgaagcccagacgggccgctagttgtttaataaaaatagcataAATCCTAACAATCCAATCCATAAGAAACATCTAGTCTAGACCATAACAAGATTATGTATACTACGATACCAATAGTGAAATATTGAATAACCATTTTGATCTATATATCGCGAACTGGGTCAGTCTCGTTCGAATGCTTCTGACCACCTGAATTGACGTAACCGCTTTAAATTCTAAGGGGACGTCAACCATGACCAGCATGATgctttatgaaaaaaaaacggtcAAGTGCGAGACGGATTCGCATACCGAGAATTTCGTGCTTTGTAGATAAGTACTTATAGAAGTTGGCAAACTTAAAATTGCTGGTGTATGCATGCATtcgttttgtaaataaattaagtaccaCTTAGACTTTTCCTTTTTCTGCATTGCATGATAACTCATTTATACGCAATTCTGATTATTTTTCAGTGTCCTTTGCCTAATATTTTGCCTTAAGTTGAGGTCTTATTAACAGCACTTCACAAATTCATACTACCAAATTAACATAGACACAATATTTCGgtgtttagatttatttaatttggtgTGGTCtacattaaatttagttaataagTCCTAGTAAATAAGTAGGtgcttacttttttttatattgtactttCTCAAAAAGCGTCGAGGAAACGTTATAACGATCTGTTTTTCAAAAAGATAACTATAGTTACGTAACAAATGACCTTATCCTTTCCATCTCTCTCTATCAATCAACTACGGTCTAGTTTAGCGGTCGCGACAGCTCACTAAATAAATAGCATCCATTCACACAGCAGCTGTGTCTAGGACAAATTGCATCAAGTACTTTGTTCTGCCGGCTATTGAATAGGTGATTCTGCTGttcttttcaataaataacaaatcgaGAACATTACCCAACGAAATGAAGGTCTCTAACTAGGGTGAAGGTTGTCGTGGTCAGTTATTTCAGGGTTAACCCAAAAATGGCATTGTTTAACATTGAAATGCAAACAAAAtgcattcaaaatttttgtaaatttttttcataagtaTAGAAACGGCCCTTGGCCATTGTCTGGCTTATGTCTGGTTATGTATGCTTTGATAATAGGAATATGATGTGGACTGTTATATAAGTCgctcaaaatatgaaaaaaatcaagttGACAACAATGACAAgttgtatatataaactacatggaaataatgcaaaaatatatctatgcacatctgtttgtttttaaaaacatttttattgtccaTACAATGTATAAATCACAATGTTGCTCTGAAACAAGAGAAACATTTTTGTCTAATGATCTTCAGGAATAATGctagaattttgttttatttaaacttattgtTTTGTGTGGAAAGAACATCTATCTCATCTGATTTCTTAAAAGATTTGGACATGCTAATAGTTAACcttcatttgaaaatattgaaaagtatAGCTTAAAAATAGACTCACCAGTTTCTCTTCATCGAATTCATTGCGGCGCTTAGCGCCGGCGCCTCGGTCACTAGTGGCTGATTGTGCTGACTGACCACTATCGCTATCTGGGCCCGTGGCTTCGTCTGACCCACTGGACTCTTCTTCACTGGAGATGTCGGTCACAGGTGGCCGAGTCGGGTCTGATATTAGTAAGGCTGTCAAGCCATTCTCTAATCTTATGGTTCTGTGAACAATATCAGTGAAGTAGCCATGCTTgcataatgaattattttgcTACTAACTACAAGGATTATGCAAGGATTTTAAGAACctattacctacctatatactttagatctttaaaaattaaaaaataatactaattacatagtatatttttacatacccAATACACATAGTTGTTAATACATGtagaataagttttatttttaaaaccaattTGAACTCCTATCTTTactgcaaatatttattttaatgaatattttcatatcttccatttattgattaaatcaATGTTCAAAATACTAATTTCTAGACGTGCCAGTTGCTAATTAGAATAATGCATGAGCTAGGTTAAAATCCACAAAAGCCTATGGAAGCAAAGCCACAAGGTACAAGCAGTTTATTTGCGTCcagaaatcatttttttaacataggCAAGTCTGAGATACAaggatgatatatattttttatacatagtgTCACAAAAAGTGGTTAACCTTGCAtacaataattacttaaacacaaaaacaatatgAAGATAACtataatctattatttttagagcTAACATATCAACTTCATGTTATATTTCATGCTAAAATGTTaatgtgttatttaaaaaataaaaatactcaaGTTCTACTGGTGGCAATAGAAGAAATGGTTAATTTATAGATAGAAAAATAggaacaaaaaagttttttagaaCTATTTTTAACCTTATATAtagtgataataatttaaaattgcaaCAAAGAAATTCGAAGAGGTTAAAGAAATCATCAACAACTCAGCTGATCCATATTTCAACTGCTGATACCAGTAATCAGccatactatatttatttaggtatggAAAGTAACAGTACGAACTAGATGatgaatatcaaaatatttaaatttctcaCTTGTATATCTTGTGATCAGCCTCAGACTTGATGGGATCAGGCAGAACCacaactttttcttttctaagCATTGTTGGCTGGGGTTGGGACGGACGACCCGACAAATTCTTCACTTCAGGTTTAAATTTAGGGGCTTTGTGAAATGCATTTCTTTtagacatatttataaaaaggtGTTTCGCCTGCAGATAGCTAGGTGTTTTTTGAATATACACGaacaaaaattttgacatttatgtaCGCATGTTTGGTGTGCTAGTGCgttgaataaaatttctacTATAAACTACCACTAATActttttttagaattaaaaataatttattgttttttcaattcttaaaattatgttatattattgtgaaaatgCGCAAAATGCAcatagtatttaattatttagtttccaaaattactaattaacaaattattaattaattattttttcactgttggcaatttaaattaaagaaacgTATTCACCATTCTATCGTCAGGCGATTCATGCTGAGTCCACACTTATCACGAAGGttgcacagatataaaaacatttttaagattGTTCGTCGCGACTACGATAGGATTGCGGTTTGGGTTTAACACTCCGCCTGCAGGATAGAAAAAAACACCTTTGatactgatatttttattctcaatATTGGTACTTCTTACTATATGTCACTCAGtgaatgaatatgaataatgaatgaaaGGCAAAGGTAAACGTTTCCCTCtgtcaaatttcaaaacttgTGTGACGCTTTGATAAACTTGTGAATAGTATTGTagagttttaaaattatttgttgagTTTATAAGCATACAAACAGTTATTATGGATGAATCCTACTCCGAGAGTGATGTTACACTATCGCCTTCACAGATATTGGAACGTTTACAAGCTTTACGACAACTTCAACTACTACAGCGAGGTAAGCTGCACAAGCAGCGTTTAGAATATCAGGATGTATCTGAAAATTCCTCCAGTATCACTGAAATTATTAGCCATTTCACGAACAGTATCAGTTACAGCACGTTTCGTAGTTTGCTGCAAACTCCCCAAGGCAGTAATGAAGCAAGCCCTCGTCTTAACACAAGTAGTCTATCACATAAGCTAGAAGAACGGGATCTAGTTGACGGAGTTTCTGTATTAAATTTGTCCCAAGAATCTGAATTTATCATTAACTCTCCCAATTCAGGCAAGagtaaaatttcagctttgAGTAAATCAGAGTCAATAAAATCCCAGACAGATAGTGTCCAAAACAAGGTTAAACATCAGAAACATATTTCACTAGACGAAATGCCCATACTCTCACcaaaaaaagattttgaagCCTTAATATTGGAAAAGttacaaaaagaaaagcaAGTTGATAAAGCCAAAAATGCTCCATTGGAATCATTGCCACTTcctaaaaaatcatatttaaaaagaggTCAAGGTATGGCTCGATTTGGATTGAATAAGAATAATCTTGTTATAGAGAACACAAAGTCTTTACCTTGGAGACAAAGATATCCTAAATCAAATAAGAACAAACAGATTAATGCAACTCcaaaatcaaacaataaaaagaacAAAGAATTACCAGTTGAAATAATGACATCTGGTCAGAAAGATAAATTACCAAAAATAATAGTCAATAAAAGTGATGCTACAGACTCTGGTCTTAAAGATGTAAACTGTGACAAAATTATATCACATGCAGAATCAAAAACAAGTGAGAGTAAACTAACTTCTACAGAGCCTAAACATTCAAATGTCTGTGCATCACCAGTGCAACCGAAAGGTTTACTTGAATGGCCTAAAGGGAAGCACCCAATGATGCAGAATAAAGGGAAAACCTGGGCAGCAATTTTGACAAAAGAACAAAATGATTTTCTTATGCAACTCAAACAAagttcatattataaaaattttgctTCTCCTGCCAAAAGCATTACATCTGATATCAGTTGTGATGAAAATCTGTCCCAAGTCAGACAAGAGCGGGAAACAATTGagcaaaaaatgtttgaattacTTGAAAGCAAAGTTTCTCATGAAAGtttcaacatggaaaattcatttttcaatAGGTTTTTCAGGAAAAGCAAGTTAGAATGTTCTGGGGAGAGTACTCCTCTGGTAATGCAGAAATGTTTAGCTAATAATCCAGCTCTCATGCACATACACCCCGAGTTGAACTGTAGCAAGGGAAGTGAACACAGTGAATTAGAGACTTGTAACAGTGAGTACACTGACTGCTGTAGTGATGCTTGTTCTTCAGTCTCCAGTTGCTGTTCTTGTAGAACTGTAGAACAAGCTACTAACCCCAGacaaacacaacaaaatcaagttcaaaaaaataacacaaaaaaagtATCACAAGTAAAAACTTCTCAAAAAAAGGTTGATAACTctaatgattgtgatcaaaCTGACAATGTCGCTGAGACTGATGCCATAAAAGCTAATATGGCAGAAATGAATGCCAAATTAATTGCTACCAGTGAGCTCTTAAAAGATAGACTCAGGGAACTAGAAGATGAAATAGAATCTTTTaggaaagaaaatacaaatttaacaaaaatgcgTGAAGAATTTGATCTGGAAAGGCAAAAGTTTTATGAAGAAAAGGCAGGGTATGAGCAAAAGTtcaatgaagaaaaaatactttcagaATACTATTTAgctgaagaaaaagaaaagttgACTAAACAGAAGCAAATGTATGAAAGATATGTTAGAGAAATCAGGGGTCGGCTAAACAAGAAGGACAAAGATGAGGTTTTGAATTTAAAGAAAGAGATCAATGATCTCAAAGATGAAATTAGACTTAAAGATGCAAAATCAACTTCAACCATAGCCCGACTAAGAAATCAGTTAAAAATTATGGATAAGGAGAAAAAAGACTTGCAGGCAGAAGttgaaaaactgaaaaaagaaaatcggAGAATCCAACATAGTAATGAAGTAACTAGGAGgttaactaatttaaaatacttagagGAGatcaataagaaattaaatcaCATGACAGCTAAAGAGACACAATCAGAAGTTGATATGGATAACAATGTGAAGTACAAAGCTTTTGAAATTGAAAGACAAAGTAGGAGCAGAAGAGCTGTACCTTCAACTAAGACTGGTATGAGACCTAGAGCAAAGAGTGTGCCCAACTTGAATGTTACATCTCGTTATGCCAAGTATTTCAGCCAGAGAGATGTTGTCAGTCAAGCAGAGAAAAACAAGTCATCAAATGTAGAGAACTTTGGTACTTATACTTATCCATCAGACAATGAAGATGGTGTATGTGAAGAAGACAATTTGAATATATCAGACTCTGTTCATGAGAAAGATATTAGTGAtagtgaaaatgaaaataatttggaaaaattGTACACAGAGCGATTTCAATCCACATCACCCAAATGCAACAGATCCAGTTCCACCAATACTAACAGTGAACGGAATAGTTTTGAGAGTAACATTTCTGACCCAGATCACTTCTTTTTACGGAAGTCTGCAAGTAGTAGGGACTCAAAATCACCAGTTTCTCAATCAAATACACCTTATATTCTAAATGGAATCTATAGTGGACCTAGTTCCAGTAAATCGAAGTCTCCTGTATCAATACTTAGTCATAAAGTAAATAACAGAATGTTATCAAATAAGGATTTGCGCGGCTCTAGAGAATGTATAGCCAACAATTCATCTGGTCCTCCAAGTAGATCTAAGTCACCACATTCAAGTGGGCAATTCTCatcaaatagttttaaacCTGTAACTGTTGTGAATAAAGCACAATACAGGGACAGACTATCAGCCGTCAGTCCTGAACCATCCACTagcaaaactagtttatcaAAGACAAACTTGAACCCAACAGAAACTTTAAAGCCAGATGGCTCTAAAGAGCTTCGTTTCCCCAATGGtaatgtgaaatatatttcagctGATGGGCTTTAtagcaaatttatttactacaatggagatattaaagaaaacttTTACAATGAAGGcagaatcaaatatttttatgcagaAACAAAAACTTTCCATACTACTCATGCTGATGGTTTAGAAGTGCTGGAATTTCCTGAgtgagtatttttatataaagcagatctttttcttacatacaatat from Plodia interpunctella isolate USDA-ARS_2022_Savannah chromosome 21, ilPloInte3.2, whole genome shotgun sequence includes the following:
- the Sas-4 gene encoding centromere protein J → MDESYSESDVTLSPSQILERLQALRQLQLLQRGKLHKQRLEYQDVSENSSSITEIISHFTNSISYSTFRSLLQTPQGSNEASPRLNTSSLSHKLEERDLVDGVSVLNLSQESEFIINSPNSGKSKISALSKSESIKSQTDSVQNKVKHQKHISLDEMPILSPKKDFEALILEKLQKEKQVDKAKNAPLESLPLPKKSYLKRGQGMARFGLNKNNLVIENTKSLPWRQRYPKSNKNKQINATPKSNNKKNKELPVEIMTSGQKDKLPKIIVNKSDATDSGLKDVNCDKIISHAESKTSESKLTSTEPKHSNVCASPVQPKGLLEWPKGKHPMMQNKGKTWAAILTKEQNDFLMQLKQSSYYKNFASPAKSITSDISCDENLSQVRQERETIEQKMFELLESKVSHESFNMENSFFNRFFRKSKLECSGESTPLVMQKCLANNPALMHIHPELNCSKGSEHSELETCNSEYTDCCSDACSSVSSCCSCRTVEQATNPRQTQQNQVQKNNTKKVSQVKTSQKKVDNSNDCDQTDNVAETDAIKANMAEMNAKLIATSELLKDRLRELEDEIESFRKENTNLTKMREEFDLERQKFYEEKAGYEQKFNEEKILSEYYLAEEKEKLTKQKQMYERYVREIRGRLNKKDKDEVLNLKKEINDLKDEIRLKDAKSTSTIARLRNQLKIMDKEKKDLQAEVEKLKKENRRIQHSNEVTRRLTNLKYLEEINKKLNHMTAKETQSEVDMDNNVKYKAFEIERQSRSRRAVPSTKTGMRPRAKSVPNLNVTSRYAKYFSQRDVVSQAEKNKSSNVENFGTYTYPSDNEDGVCEEDNLNISDSVHEKDISDSENENNLEKLYTERFQSTSPKCNRSSSTNTNSERNSFESNISDPDHFFLRKSASSRDSKSPVSQSNTPYILNGIYSGPSSSKSKSPVSILSHKVNNRMLSNKDLRGSRECIANNSSGPPSRSKSPHSSGQFSSNSFKPVTVVNKAQYRDRLSAVSPEPSTSKTSLSKTNLNPTETLKPDGSKELRFPNGNVKYISADGLYSKFIYYNGDIKENFYNEGRIKYFYAETKTFHTTHADGLEVLEFPDGQVEKRYKDGSSEIRLPNGSVRYFDPKNKHVREEWRFPDGAALTVAADGEQRIVFPNGQLEVHAKDHKRREFPDGTVKLVYNDGTSETRYASGRVRIKNKHGHLIMDSAPG